A window from Nitrospinota bacterium encodes these proteins:
- a CDS encoding MBL fold metallo-hydrolase — translation MYEVNEICKDGKPLPLTTDGHLRIVFIGTGSAFAKRRRQSNILVIQGNHHILIDCGTQGPLALNDLGLSVLDVRCYHPTHSHADHIGGFEEVALMNRYTPNISKPDMIILRDYQDILWSKSLSGGCEYCEANQGRPLQLTDFFNILRPQNIEIDGRKFWAYKHGPIELVIMRTRHFPDTAISVDESQWCSGVFINRRAWISGDTMFDSDYPIRFAKSAEVMFHDTQLFFGGVHASYQELMTLPDEVRKKMYLYHYGDNWDNPETWASGSDKYTGDPITDGFLGWAEQRKAYDFF, via the coding sequence ATGTATGAAGTGAACGAGATTTGCAAAGATGGCAAACCTCTACCTTTAACTACCGATGGGCATCTCCGGATAGTATTTATTGGTACAGGCTCAGCTTTTGCCAAGCGACGGCGGCAATCTAACATACTGGTCATTCAAGGCAACCATCATATTTTGATTGATTGTGGCACCCAGGGGCCTCTTGCCCTTAATGATTTGGGATTAAGTGTTTTAGATGTGCGTTGTTATCATCCTACCCACAGTCATGCGGATCATATTGGTGGATTCGAGGAAGTGGCGTTGATGAACCGGTACACTCCAAATATTTCCAAACCTGACATGATTATTTTGCGGGACTATCAGGATATTTTATGGAGCAAAAGCCTTTCCGGGGGTTGTGAATATTGCGAGGCAAATCAAGGCAGGCCGCTACAACTGACAGATTTTTTCAACATACTTCGTCCCCAGAATATTGAAATTGATGGAAGAAAATTCTGGGCTTATAAACATGGCCCGATTGAATTGGTCATAATGAGAACTCGACACTTTCCTGATACGGCAATAAGTGTGGACGAGTCGCAGTGGTGTTCTGGAGTTTTTATCAATCGTCGTGCCTGGATATCAGGCGATACTATGTTTGACTCCGACTACCCCATACGTTTTGCCAAGTCGGCAGAAGTAATGTTTCACGATACGCAACTATTTTTTGGCGGTGTCCATGCTTCTTACCAGGAGTTGATGACTTTGCCTGATGAGGTACGGAAAAAAATGTATCTTTATCATTATGGAGATAATTGGGACAACCCGGAAACCTGGGCCAGCGGATCTGATAAATATACGGGTGATCCGATTACGGACGGGTTTTTAGGTTGGGCAGAACAACGCAAAGCATATGATTTTTTCTAA
- a CDS encoding DUF898 domain-containing protein, translated as MSYQITLNTWSGASKKEAAEKLASVFRMNNEKSMGILDNLCEGFPWRFDQCIPDHQADMASTYLSGLGFAVDIKPVAGDIEPLPGPTVTEEAPAEEIAQSYGDDYSLKFQGDGRTLLNISLANLIKTVFTLGIYRFWAKTNVRQYIWSQTLFAGDRFSYHGTGKELLSGAFRFGGILVLLGLINVYIFFNIGPAEGEIFSDLLSLIILFMIPALLVGAWRYRLSRTAWRNIRFSFRGKKMDAFMLYFLGGIFSVLTLGLYWPFFKMKSEKFWRENSWFGDVQFGFSGIGKDFFRKFLFAIILTPLTVGFYFFWFAADLKRYLWSHTHVGGATFNFPINGKDYMRLKVINFFILIASFGLGYPWVVVRNQKFLTDNLTLAGNIELNHIVQEMKTSGAFGEEALDAMDVPIEIG; from the coding sequence ATGAGTTACCAAATTACCTTAAACACTTGGTCTGGAGCGAGTAAAAAAGAGGCCGCTGAAAAGCTTGCATCAGTGTTCCGGATGAACAACGAGAAGTCTATGGGTATTCTGGATAATTTATGTGAAGGGTTTCCCTGGCGGTTTGACCAATGTATTCCCGATCATCAGGCAGATATGGCATCTACCTATCTCAGCGGTTTGGGTTTTGCCGTAGACATTAAACCTGTTGCAGGAGATATCGAGCCATTACCAGGACCCACTGTTACAGAAGAAGCCCCAGCAGAAGAGATTGCCCAATCCTACGGTGACGACTATAGCTTGAAGTTTCAGGGAGACGGCCGCACCCTTTTGAACATTAGCCTTGCTAATCTGATCAAGACCGTATTCACTCTGGGTATCTACCGATTTTGGGCCAAAACCAATGTGCGCCAGTATATCTGGAGCCAAACATTGTTTGCCGGGGATCGTTTTTCCTATCATGGAACCGGTAAAGAATTACTCAGCGGGGCGTTTCGATTCGGTGGTATTCTTGTTTTATTGGGATTAATTAACGTCTATATTTTTTTTAATATTGGTCCTGCAGAAGGCGAAATATTTTCAGACCTTCTTTCACTGATTATTCTTTTTATGATACCTGCACTTTTGGTAGGTGCATGGAGATACCGGCTTTCCCGAACTGCCTGGAGAAATATCCGCTTTTCCTTCCGGGGGAAAAAGATGGATGCGTTTATGTTATATTTTTTGGGAGGAATTTTTTCCGTCTTGACGTTGGGTCTTTATTGGCCGTTTTTTAAAATGAAAAGCGAAAAATTCTGGCGCGAGAACTCATGGTTTGGAGATGTACAGTTTGGTTTTTCCGGTATAGGTAAAGATTTTTTTAGAAAGTTTTTGTTTGCCATTATTCTCACACCTCTTACCGTTGGTTTTTATTTTTTCTGGTTTGCCGCAGACTTAAAGCGCTATTTATGGTCACACACTCATGTAGGGGGGGCGACTTTCAATTTTCCGATTAATGGAAAAGATTATATGAGATTAAAAGTGATTAACTTTTTTATTCTTATAGCTTCGTTTGGGCTGGGTTACCCTTGGGTAGTGGTACGTAACCAGAAATTTTTAACAGACAACCTGACTCTTGCCGGAAATATTGAATTAAATCATATCGTCCAGGAGATGAAAACCAGCGGAGCATTTGGCGAGGAAGCCCTGGACGCAATGGACGTTCCTATTGAAATTGGATAA
- a CDS encoding M48 family metallopeptidase, whose amino-acid sequence MNARKLQFSGILFDGKSARKHTVEIELTPREIIIKQQGLSPFHWSYSNLRWAASVNSPFHLEHGDLDSPFQETLVVDDPVFYESVSSIAPSNLSTNGNQTEFNWKFYVAGILILIFSAYILIKTVPTFLADRMVEKIPVELEVILGQSMLNMLPLLQEPDKKILMVLQDTVDLLEQSVEGYQPYNMKVYILPGKTVNALALPGGSIVVFEGLLHKAESAEEIAGVLAHEIQHILLRHSTRGILRNVAQSMLLSLFIGDVNAVMEGVTNLAGELETLGFSREMETEADKKGMELILNANINPYGMVRMFEKILQDEVKSLPGNKSTKNEMELLSYLSTHPSSRSRLKMLEKQIEGHENRTWEPLFPELDWNEIKPEN is encoded by the coding sequence ATGAATGCCCGAAAGCTGCAATTTTCTGGTATCTTGTTTGATGGCAAAAGTGCCAGGAAACACACCGTTGAAATTGAACTCACTCCACGCGAAATAATAATCAAACAGCAAGGTCTTTCACCCTTTCACTGGTCTTATTCCAATCTCAGATGGGCCGCAAGTGTTAACAGTCCTTTCCATTTAGAGCACGGAGATTTAGATAGTCCCTTCCAGGAAACTCTGGTGGTGGACGATCCTGTTTTTTATGAAAGCGTTTCCAGCATTGCTCCGAGTAACCTTTCTACCAATGGCAACCAGACAGAATTTAACTGGAAATTTTATGTTGCGGGAATATTAATTCTGATATTTTCCGCTTACATACTTATTAAAACAGTCCCCACATTTCTTGCTGATAGAATGGTTGAAAAAATCCCTGTCGAACTGGAAGTGATTTTAGGCCAGTCGATGCTAAATATGCTTCCGTTGTTACAGGAACCCGACAAGAAAATTCTCATGGTATTGCAGGATACGGTTGACTTGCTCGAGCAGTCAGTCGAAGGTTACCAGCCTTATAACATGAAGGTTTATATTTTGCCGGGGAAAACAGTTAATGCGCTGGCCTTGCCCGGTGGCAGTATCGTTGTGTTTGAAGGATTGCTTCATAAAGCTGAGTCTGCTGAAGAGATAGCGGGAGTTCTTGCACATGAAATTCAGCATATTCTCCTCCGGCATTCTACCCGGGGTATTCTTAGGAACGTGGCACAAAGCATGCTGCTGTCTCTTTTCATTGGAGATGTGAACGCAGTCATGGAAGGGGTAACCAATCTCGCGGGAGAACTGGAAACTCTGGGGTTCAGCCGTGAAATGGAAACTGAGGCCGACAAAAAAGGAATGGAATTAATTCTAAATGCCAATATTAATCCTTACGGTATGGTTCGAATGTTTGAAAAGATTTTACAAGATGAAGTCAAGAGTCTGCCCGGGAATAAAAGCACGAAAAACGAAATGGAGCTTCTTTCTTATCTTTCCACCCACCCTTCAAGTCGTAGCAGGTTGAAAATGCTGGAGAAACAAATTGAGGGTCATGAAAACAGAACCTGGGAACCTCTTTTCCCCGAGTTAGACTGGAATGAAATAAAACCAGAAAATTAA
- the rfaD gene encoding ADP-glyceromanno-heptose 6-epimerase gives MIIVTGGAGFIGSALVHGLNQKGIDDIWLVDDVDHPEKQKNLDNLNYSRWVGKDDFLKEVPGIKGCSAILHMGACSSTTETNEAYLRENNFEYTQSLAKFCMEKDVRFIYASSAATYGAGENGYSDDESYLENLVPLNLYGASKQWFDLWAKKVGALTTIVGLKYFNVFGPNEYHKGDMQSMVRKGFMQIRDSRKLNLFKSYKPEYGDGGQERDFLYVRDAVAMTLFFLEHKDIGGIFNVGSGKARNWNDLASSVFLAMNQEVNINYIDMPESIRDQYQYHTCAEMEKIRSAGYVESITSLEEGISDYVKNFLIPDKHLA, from the coding sequence ATGATAATTGTTACTGGAGGCGCGGGGTTTATAGGCAGTGCTCTGGTGCATGGGCTGAACCAGAAAGGGATTGATGATATCTGGCTGGTGGATGATGTGGATCACCCGGAAAAGCAGAAGAATCTTGATAATCTTAATTATTCCAGATGGGTGGGTAAAGACGATTTTTTAAAGGAGGTGCCGGGGATCAAGGGGTGTTCTGCTATCCTGCATATGGGGGCATGTTCATCCACTACTGAAACTAATGAAGCCTACCTGCGTGAAAATAATTTCGAGTACACGCAATCTCTGGCCAAGTTCTGCATGGAAAAGGACGTTCGTTTTATATACGCCTCGAGTGCTGCAACTTATGGCGCAGGTGAAAACGGTTACTCCGATGATGAATCATATTTGGAAAACCTTGTCCCCCTCAATTTATACGGTGCCAGCAAACAGTGGTTTGACTTGTGGGCCAAAAAAGTGGGTGCCTTAACGACCATTGTGGGATTGAAATACTTTAATGTGTTTGGTCCAAATGAATATCATAAAGGCGACATGCAAAGTATGGTTCGTAAGGGATTTATGCAGATACGTGATTCGAGAAAATTAAATTTGTTCAAGTCTTATAAGCCCGAATATGGCGATGGAGGTCAGGAGAGAGACTTTTTATATGTCCGTGATGCGGTAGCAATGACCCTGTTTTTTCTGGAACATAAGGATATTGGTGGAATATTTAATGTGGGTTCAGGCAAGGCGAGAAACTGGAATGACCTCGCCTCATCGGTTTTTCTTGCGATGAATCAAGAAGTGAATATTAATTATATTGATATGCCTGAATCGATCAGGGATCAATATCAATACCACACTTGTGCAGAAATGGAAAAAATTCGGTCAGCGGGCTATGTGGAGTCGATAACTTCGTTAGAGGAGGGAATTTCAGATTATGTTAAAAACTTCCTTATTCCCGATAAGCACCTGGCGTGA
- the rfaE1 gene encoding D-glycero-beta-D-manno-heptose-7-phosphate kinase: MKEKFKYFFSSDERPKILVIGDLILDEYIWGGVSRISPEAPVPILETRSENLALGGAANVANNLVGLGCEVHLCGAIGQDEKGDKLLKTIHDRSIQTEGIFRFVHRPTTTKIRIIAHNQQILRVDKEDNRPITEETEKKLIQYINQVIPTMDGVICSDYHKGILTEKVIKAVMRKAQKSEKAVIVDPKNSDFSLYKGATVITPNLREVASSVPIKIKDKEDLGRAAEYLLNLTKAQAILITQGKDGMSLYKSKEKLISIPTVAKEVFDVTGAGDTVISVFSMAMFVGFDYQEAAWLSNMAASVVVGKVGTAVVTLEEINEFLQEEMLRTSHTVLGLEELKKIISMAKSTDKKVVFTNGCFDLIHGGHIEFLQKAKSLGDILVVGLNTDQSVKKLKGENRPIKNERERANILSALKYIDYITMFNETTPEKLIREIRPDILVKGDDYKIDEVVGREIVEGYGAKVELIPIVKGHSTTGTLEQILEKHKAS, translated from the coding sequence ATGAAAGAAAAGTTTAAATATTTTTTCAGCAGTGATGAACGGCCCAAAATCCTTGTTATCGGCGACTTGATTCTTGATGAATATATTTGGGGAGGTGTGAGTCGAATCTCTCCAGAAGCACCCGTTCCCATTCTGGAAACACGCTCCGAAAATCTTGCCCTGGGAGGAGCAGCCAATGTTGCTAACAACCTTGTTGGGCTTGGTTGCGAAGTCCATCTATGCGGTGCCATCGGACAGGACGAAAAAGGTGACAAACTTTTAAAAACCATCCATGACCGGTCTATTCAAACGGAAGGGATTTTCCGGTTTGTTCATCGCCCAACAACTACCAAGATTAGAATAATCGCCCACAACCAGCAGATTCTACGTGTCGACAAAGAAGATAACCGGCCTATCACAGAAGAAACAGAAAAAAAATTAATCCAATATATTAACCAGGTTATTCCAACAATGGATGGGGTCATCTGTTCTGATTATCACAAAGGTATTCTGACGGAAAAAGTTATCAAGGCTGTTATGCGCAAAGCCCAGAAATCAGAAAAGGCTGTTATTGTCGATCCCAAAAACTCGGATTTTTCACTTTATAAAGGTGCCACTGTTATCACCCCAAACTTGAGGGAGGTTGCAAGCTCGGTTCCCATTAAGATCAAAGACAAGGAAGATCTGGGTCGCGCCGCCGAATATCTGTTAAATTTGACAAAAGCACAGGCTATCCTCATCACACAGGGTAAAGATGGGATGTCATTATATAAATCCAAAGAAAAACTTATATCAATTCCTACTGTAGCCAAAGAAGTCTTTGACGTAACCGGAGCGGGAGACACTGTCATCAGTGTTTTTAGCATGGCAATGTTTGTAGGTTTCGATTACCAGGAAGCAGCATGGCTTTCAAATATGGCTGCAAGTGTTGTTGTCGGCAAAGTGGGAACTGCTGTCGTAACCCTTGAAGAGATTAATGAGTTTCTGCAAGAGGAAATGTTACGAACTTCTCATACTGTCCTGGGTCTTGAAGAACTGAAAAAAATAATCAGCATGGCGAAGAGCACAGATAAAAAGGTTGTATTCACTAACGGTTGCTTCGATCTTATTCACGGAGGACATATTGAGTTCCTGCAAAAAGCAAAATCTCTAGGGGATATCCTTGTAGTGGGACTAAATACCGATCAATCCGTTAAAAAATTAAAAGGGGAAAATCGACCTATTAAAAATGAAAGGGAACGTGCAAATATTCTTTCGGCTTTGAAATATATAGATTACATAACCATGTTTAATGAAACCACTCCGGAAAAACTCATCCGGGAAATCAGACCGGATATTCTGGTAAAAGGAGACGATTATAAAATCGATGAAGTGGTCGGTCGGGAAATCGTTGAAGGTTATGGAGCAAAAGTCGAACTCATTCCTATAGTTAAAGGGCATTCAACCACAGGGACCCTGGAACAAATTTTGGAAAAACATAAAGCCAGTTGA
- a CDS encoding D-sedoheptulose 7-phosphate isomerase — MQRVRDFLYTSAELKKKVADTLSGDILEAANRINARLKKGGKLILMGNGGSAADSQHIAAELVGRFKKERQAIPAIALTVDTSSLTALGNDYGFETIFARQFEALGRENDAVVGISTSGNSKNVVRALEKANSIGAETIGLLGNNGGKIKEVANLSIVVPSNDTARIQEVHITIGHIICELIEEGL, encoded by the coding sequence ATGCAACGAGTTAGGGATTTCCTTTATACCAGCGCAGAATTAAAAAAGAAGGTCGCCGACACTCTTTCAGGAGACATTCTTGAAGCCGCCAACCGAATAAATGCCCGCCTTAAAAAGGGTGGAAAACTTATTTTAATGGGTAATGGGGGGAGTGCCGCTGATTCACAACACATAGCCGCTGAACTTGTGGGTAGATTCAAAAAAGAACGCCAGGCCATTCCAGCTATCGCATTAACTGTAGACACCTCTTCGCTAACCGCCTTGGGTAATGATTATGGATTTGAAACCATTTTTGCAAGGCAATTCGAAGCTTTGGGTCGGGAAAATGATGCGGTGGTTGGTATTAGCACAAGCGGTAATTCGAAAAATGTTGTGAGAGCTCTGGAAAAAGCTAATTCAATAGGTGCAGAGACTATTGGACTGCTGGGTAACAATGGGGGTAAAATAAAGGAGGTCGCAAACTTATCAATTGTTGTTCCTTCCAATGACACTGCTAGAATTCAGGAAGTGCATATAACTATCGGACATATTATTTGCGAACTTATTGAAGAAGGCTTGTAA
- a CDS encoding SDR family oxidoreductase: MPRTLITGGAGFLGSHLCEYFLDKGHEVVCMDNLITGSRDNISGIKSEKFQFIEHNVSEFIDLEGDLDYILHFASPASPIDYLELPIQTLKVGALGTHNALGLAKAKNSTFLLASTSEVYGDPLIHPQPEEYWGNVNPIGPRGVYDEAKRFAEAITMAYHRTHGINTKIVRIFNTYGPRMRVNDGRAIPNFLKQALTGKDLTVYGEGSQTRSFCYVSDLIEGIYRLLMSDQNNPVNIGNPNEMTVQEMANKILQATDSKSKIVHVPLPEDDPKIRQPDITRAKKYLNWEPVVDLDKGLQSTLEYFKEKVQS, translated from the coding sequence ATGCCAAGAACATTAATAACAGGTGGCGCAGGATTCCTGGGTTCGCATTTATGCGAGTATTTTTTAGATAAAGGCCATGAGGTAGTCTGCATGGACAATCTCATCACCGGATCCAGAGATAATATATCCGGTATAAAAAGCGAGAAATTTCAATTTATCGAACATAACGTCTCTGAGTTTATCGACCTGGAGGGCGATTTGGATTATATTCTGCATTTCGCCTCCCCTGCCAGCCCGATTGATTATTTGGAACTCCCTATTCAAACCCTTAAAGTCGGAGCACTGGGCACTCACAACGCTCTTGGGCTTGCGAAAGCCAAAAACTCCACTTTTCTTCTTGCTTCCACTTCAGAGGTTTATGGAGACCCTTTGATCCATCCACAACCAGAAGAATATTGGGGAAACGTCAACCCCATTGGCCCCCGTGGTGTCTACGATGAAGCCAAGCGGTTTGCGGAAGCCATAACCATGGCCTATCATCGGACTCATGGTATTAACACCAAGATCGTTCGTATTTTTAATACCTATGGCCCGCGCATGCGAGTTAACGACGGACGCGCCATCCCCAATTTCTTAAAACAGGCACTCACAGGAAAAGATTTAACAGTCTACGGAGAAGGTTCCCAGACAAGGAGTTTCTGTTACGTATCGGACCTCATTGAAGGCATTTATCGCCTGCTCATGTCAGACCAGAATAACCCTGTAAATATAGGCAACCCCAATGAAATGACCGTCCAGGAGATGGCCAATAAAATTTTGCAAGCTACTGACAGCAAGAGTAAGATTGTTCACGTTCCTTTACCTGAAGACGACCCCAAAATACGTCAGCCCGATATCACGCGCGCTAAAAAATATTTAAACTGGGAACCCGTAGTGGATTTAGATAAGGGACTTCAATCAACCCTGGAATATTTTAAAGAAAAAGTGCAATCCTGA
- a CDS encoding methionyl-tRNA formyltransferase: MKIVFMGTPEFALPTLKALHHSSHSILSVITQPDKPKGRGQKLILSPIKQYALDSNLPTLQPKTVNDPEFIESLKKNQPDLIIVVAFGQILSEAFLKIPKQFCINLHSSLLPKYRGAAPIHRSILNGDTRTGVTTMIMDKGMDTGDILLMKEIPINEDDNAQTLHDTLAETGGALVIETIKRLEENTLLPTPQDHSQATYAAKLKKEEGLIHWEQTAKIISYQVRGLTPWPGTYTLLNKKRLRILKVIISDGAPDDVPGKVARITDIGIEVGTGEGRLIITELQPEGKKSMSAKSFMAGHKIERGTLFDPAPSPNQS; this comes from the coding sequence ATGAAAATTGTTTTTATGGGAACGCCAGAATTTGCGCTTCCAACCCTGAAAGCCCTGCATCATTCCTCTCATTCCATATTGTCTGTCATCACTCAGCCCGACAAGCCAAAAGGACGGGGACAGAAACTTATTCTTTCGCCAATAAAACAATATGCGCTGGATTCCAATCTGCCAACACTGCAACCAAAAACAGTTAACGACCCTGAGTTCATTGAGTCGTTAAAAAAAAATCAACCTGACTTGATCATAGTGGTCGCTTTTGGACAAATATTGAGCGAGGCTTTTCTTAAAATACCCAAACAGTTCTGTATTAACCTGCATTCATCGCTTTTGCCGAAATACAGGGGCGCTGCCCCCATTCATCGGTCAATCCTTAATGGTGATACCAGGACGGGAGTCACCACTATGATAATGGATAAAGGAATGGATACGGGAGATATTCTCTTAATGAAAGAAATCCCGATAAATGAGGATGACAACGCGCAAACGCTGCATGATACATTGGCTGAAACAGGAGGCGCCCTTGTTATTGAGACTATCAAAAGACTCGAAGAAAATACCCTGCTGCCCACTCCGCAAGATCACAGTCAAGCCACATATGCGGCAAAGTTAAAAAAAGAAGAGGGCCTGATTCATTGGGAACAAACTGCAAAAATCATTTCATATCAGGTTAGAGGTCTGACCCCATGGCCAGGAACCTACACTTTGTTGAACAAAAAAAGATTGCGAATATTGAAGGTCATTATTAGCGATGGTGCTCCTGATGATGTTCCGGGTAAAGTTGCTCGAATTACCGATATAGGTATTGAAGTGGGCACCGGAGAAGGACGACTGATCATCACAGAACTTCAACCGGAAGGAAAAAAAAGCATGTCAGCCAAAAGTTTTATGGCTGGACATAAAATTGAACGGGGAACCTTGTTTGACCCAGCCCCATCTCCCAACCAATCATGA